The following proteins are co-located in the Nocardioides piscis genome:
- a CDS encoding CE1758 family FMN-dependent luciferase-like monooxygenase, producing MQFGIFSVGDITPDPTTGVAPSEGERIESMTRIALKAEEVGLDVFATGEHHNPPFTVSSPTTHLAWIAAKTQKLLLSTSTTLITTNDPVKIAEDYAFLQHLSGGRVDLMMGRGNTGPVYPWFGKDIRDGIKLAIENYHLLRKLWREPVVNWQGQFRTPLQGYTSTPAPLDDTPPFVWHGSIRSPEIAEQAAYYGDGFFHNHIFWGPEHTAQMVRLYRQRFEHYGHGAAEEAIVGLGGQVFLGASEAEAKKQFRPYFDNAPVYGHGPSLEDFTAATPLTVGTPSRSSSAPSASPTTPATTSASCS from the coding sequence ATGCAGTTCGGCATCTTCAGCGTCGGCGACATCACCCCCGACCCGACCACCGGCGTCGCGCCGTCCGAGGGCGAGCGCATCGAGTCGATGACCCGGATCGCGCTGAAGGCGGAAGAGGTCGGGCTCGACGTCTTCGCGACCGGGGAGCACCACAACCCGCCCTTCACCGTCTCCTCACCGACGACCCACCTGGCGTGGATAGCGGCCAAGACCCAGAAGCTGCTCCTGAGCACCTCCACCACCTTGATCACCACCAACGACCCGGTGAAGATCGCCGAGGACTACGCCTTCCTCCAGCACCTCTCCGGTGGCCGCGTCGACCTGATGATGGGCCGCGGCAACACCGGCCCGGTCTATCCATGGTTCGGCAAGGACATCCGCGACGGGATCAAGCTCGCGATCGAGAACTACCATCTCCTGCGCAAGCTCTGGCGCGAGCCGGTCGTCAACTGGCAGGGCCAGTTCCGCACCCCGCTGCAGGGCTACACCTCGACGCCGGCCCCGCTCGACGACACCCCGCCCTTCGTGTGGCACGGCTCCATCCGCAGCCCCGAGATCGCCGAGCAGGCGGCCTACTACGGCGACGGGTTCTTCCACAACCACATCTTCTGGGGCCCCGAGCACACCGCGCAGATGGTGCGGCTCTATCGGCAGCGCTTCGAGCACTACGGCCACGGTGCGGCCGAGGAGGCGATCGTCGGCCTCGGCGGCCAGGTGTTCCTGGGCGCGAGCGAGGCGGAGGCCAAGAAGCAGTTCCGGCCCTACTTCGACAACGCACCGGTCTATGGCCACGGCCCCTCCCTCGAGGACTTCACCGCCGCCACGCCGCTGACGGTCGGCACCCCGAGCAGGTCATCGAGCGCACCCTCGGCTTCGCCGACTACGCCGGCGACTACCAGCGCCAGCTGTTCCTGA